CTTCAAGTACCCTGGACCGCACTTGGTTAGCCCGGCCGTTGCTTCGGCCGTAGGTGCGCTGGCTTAGTCGCAGCGGCTCGGTAAGAGCGGGAATCGACCCCCGGAGCCCGGTGAGGGCTCCGGGGGTTTTTCATGGCCGGAAGGTATTTGCATGGAAAGCGATTCGTCCAAATTACGGGTTCGGCGCCGGTTGGATTGGAGAACCGTCGGTTGCAGGGGAGGCGGCTAGAAGCCCGTGTGCCATACGTTATGTGCGCCGTGGCGTGCCCATCCCGTGAATTGAGCCTATGCGACAGGGGAGTTGTCCGATTTTGATTGAGATATTTGCCCTATTGGAAAATCGCACAATACATAGTACAATGAAGGTGTAGTCGGGGGTAAAAGAAGGGGCGTGAAAGTGATGTCCCGCCTGAAGTACACGCAATCGAAGGATTTCCAACGTGCCTTTCGATCTCCGTGCTCCTCAAGAAGGAAATCGCGTTTCTGCGCTCCGGAAAGGAGGTTTGCCGGGCGACCCTATTTACTCAAGGTTTGCTGAGGTTCCTAAACAGAAGATCGCTGTTTGTACGCAACCCGTAAGGAGCTGCACACCATGAGAAAGCGCGGATTCACGTTGATTGAACTTCTGGTAGTTATAGCCATTATCGGCATTCTTGCGGCCATACTGCTTCCGGCGTTGGCGCGGGCGCGTGAGGCGGCACGCCGCGCGAGTTGTGCTAATAACCTGAAGCAGATGGGCCTGATGTTCAAAATGTATTCGAACGAGGCCAAAGGTGAGAAGTTTCCGACAGTGAAGTTTGCCGGCGACGCGGGCGATCCGCACAATGACGGATCGTGCACGGATCCGACGTCGGACTTCATGTTCCAGGGCAACCAGGTCTATCCTGAATATCTGACCGATGCCCACGTGAACTATTGCCCGTCGAATGCGGGTGATGGTGACCCTGTTGCGTCCGGCCGGTGGACGGTCGGTGATATCCCGGATGGCGTAGTTTCGCCTTGCGCCATAGATACGGGTGGAGACTACGTGTATATCGGTTGGGCCATCATTGGCGTTCGAGATGAGGGTATCCTTGGAGCGGCTGCGGGCGGCGACGTTAATGCTGGCGGTTTCGCTGCACTTCCTGCGCCCGCAAACAAAGACGAGGCCGGGGACGTATTGGTCACGGCAGTCGTTAGCGGCTTAATCAACGCAGACTTTGGTGTTGCGCTGCAAGCGGCAACCACCGGACCGGACTCTTGGAGTCACAGCATCGAGGGCGGTCTTGATTTTGTTGACAACGATATGGAATGGGGAAGTTATTCGGCTCCACGCCTTCGCGAAGGTATTGAGCGGTTCTTCATTTCGGATATCAACAATCCGGCCGCATCTGCCGAAGCTCAGAGCACCATTCCGGTAATGTTCGACGAAGTGGAGAATGTGGTTGCTCAGTTTAACCATGTCCCAGGTGGTGGTAACGTGCTTTACATGGATGGCCACGTCTCATTCATCAAGTATCCGGGCGAGTCACCTGTATGCCGGATGTGGGCCATTGTCGTCGGTGGGGCATAGCCGCAGCGGCGTCAATAGTATAGTCCTATCCTAACCCCGGAGCCCAATAAGGGCTCTGGGGTTTTTTCGTGTGCGGACGAGGGAATGTCGCGGATGATTGTGGCCGCGCTATTCTTTTACTGGCGTGGTGTACCCTTTGTATCTCCTGGACAGATTTAGACTTACTGCGGTAGAACTTCGATAGCTGCAAGGGAAATGTTGGTTTTCCCCCCAATTGCACGATGGGAATAGTCATGTCTTTTTTGGAAATTGACAAAAGTGATAAGAAGTAGAAAATAAATTATAAATAGCATGTGTTGATCGTGTTCTAAGTTCATTATTTATAGCCATTTTGGACAAAGGAGAGAGCTTTAGTGAGAAAGCGTGGATTTACATTGATTGAATTGCTTGTGGTAATTGCAATTATCGGAATACTTGCCGCGATTCTTTTGCCTGCACTTGCTCGGGCGCGCGAAGCGGCGCGTCGCGCGAGCTGCCAGAACAACCTTAAGCAAATGGGGTTGGTCTTCAAGATGTACTCCAACGAATCGAAGGGGGAGAAGTATCCGACCATTCACGTGTTGGACGAGACGGATAACGTGGCGGGAGATTGCACGGACGGCACCGTGGATTTCTTCCCGCAAGGCAACCAGATCTATCCTGAATACCTTACGGACGCTCAGGTGCTTATTTGTCCGTCGGACGAGGATGGTTTGTCGAGTTTTGTGGATGGGACCTTCAATCAACTCGACAATCCGTCTCTGCCGCTGAACCCGTGCCGGTTCGGTTCGCGGTCGTACACCTATTTGAGCTGGCTGCTCCGGGTGGAGGATTTCATGAATCCTGGTGAGGATCCGAACAACGCAGCAATCACCGACGCGACGTTGATGTCTTACATTGACGGGGACTTTGTAGGCGCGCTCGTGGCATTGCTTGGCGGTGCGGCGGGCGACGTGGAAGCGGCGGATGTCGATCTGGAATGGGGTAGCCAGACGGCCATGCGGTTGCGGGAAGGGATTGAGCGGTTCCTGATCAGCGACATCAACAATCCGGCGGCGAGCGCGGAAGCGCAGAGCACGATCCAGGTTATGTTTGATGGTCTGGAATTGACACCGTCGGACTTCAATCACATTCCCGGAGGTGCAAACATCCTCTACATGGATGGTCACGTGAGCTTCATCAAGTATCCGGGCGAAGGAATTGCGTCCAGAGCGTTCGCGTCTCTGGTGACGTTGGCCGGTTCGTTGTAGACCGTCACTGATTGGGTGTGATCCTCGCGGCGTCGGCGGGTTCAATGGGACCTGCCGGCGCCGCGGTTGTTTCTTGAGGGTATCTGGAGCCTTGGGGATTCGAATCTGGAGAGTGGGGGATAGATTTCGAGAGCCTCCTCGACAAGACTGCTGAGTTGGCGAGATCCGTCGTCGCGAAGGCATGGAGAGGACAAGATTGCGGAATTTTGGCGGGAATTCTCTGTTTGGTCCACTCTATTTTTCTAGGAGCGTGGTTCGCACTTTGGATTTTCTGGACAGGATCAAATACAGTGCGGTAGAATCATGTAGCTGCAAGGGGAGCGCACTTTCTTCCCCCCCGTTTAGTACCTAAACCCGTTGTTCACAACACAACACAGGCCGGAGTGCCAAGGAGGGTAGACTCAGCACATCTCCCAAGCAACGCGGTAATTGTCCACTTCGCCATCAAAAACTCAGGGAGAAGAAGGAGATGATTCACATGCGAAAACGCGGATTCACACTGATAGAGTTGTTGGTCGTAATTGCAATCATCGGGATACTTGCTGCGATTCTCTTGCCTGCGCTTGCTCGGGCGCGCGAGGCGGCACGCAGGGCGAGCTGCCAAAACAACCTGAAGCAGTGGGGTCTAATTGGCAAGATGTACGCCAATGAGAGTAAGGGGGAACAATATCCGCACAACCAAGTGCAGTGGTGGCATGCACCGGCGGTAGTGACGGATCCTTCCACGGAGGACAGCTTGTGGAGCTTCTGGGAAGGTCTGCTCATCTTCCCTGAATACGCGACTGATCCGTTCCTGATGACCTGTCCGTCGGATGGCGAGAACGTCCAAGATGGGACTTCGGCAGACTTCCTCCGAACCATTGACGCAGGTTGGGACACCTTCCCTGGATATTTAGCCAGCGGAAAGGGTGGGGAGCAGTTCATTCGAGGTACGGACTACTCGTACATAACCACCAACTATGTGTTCAAACCGGAATGGACCACGGATTCGATTACCGTGCTGTTGCTTTTGTTGGCGACCGTGGTCGAGCCGGATTCCGGCGGTCAGAGTTGGGTTGGAAACGCGGGTAAGGACTTGGAAGTGACTTCACCCGCATTCGGAGATATTCAGCTTATGTTCATGCGGGAAGGAATTGAGCGATTCCTTATCTCGGACATCAACAATCCGGCGGCGAGCAGTCAGGCTCAGTCGCAGATACCGGTAATGTGGGACTCGGCATTGGCACCAGGTGGTCAGCTTGATGCGAACGAGTTCAACCACATTCCAGGTGGTTCGAATGTCTTGTACCTCGACGGGCACGTGAGTTTCGTTAAATACCCCGGTCAGGCGGGCACGGCGGAATGGCCGCTTTGTTCGGATATCGTGACGGCCGGCGGTTGACGGAAAGATGTTGGCGGCGGCGGGGAGAGGAATCCCCGCCGCCTTCAGTCTGAGTACAGGTGACAGGGAATCGAACCTTTGGAAGGACAAGTGAAATGGTTCTGAAGGTAGTTGCCTCAAGCTTTCAGTTTGGACTCGTACTCCTCGCGGCGGCTTGCGTGATGCTTGCCGGTTGCGGTGAGAAGAAGGACGATGCTGCTGCATCGGAGCCGGTGGCGGTAGAGGGGAGCAGTGGCGCGGAGAATGCCGCTCCGGCTGACCCAAGTGCGGCAGAGCAAGTGAGAGAGTTCGGTCTTCAGCGGTCGGAGAAACGGAAACGGGACCGCGAAGAGGCGGATGCATTGGAGCAAAACCGGTAACTCGCTTCGCGCAAAAGTGCATTTCTGCCAGGTTACCTATTGAAAAGAACCGAGCGCCCGGATTTTGTGGTCCGGGCGCTCATTGAGTTTTCTTGCGCATCAGATGGGCGAAGACGCCCGGGGTCGCGCGGCTAGGGCGCAGACCGTTGCGAGAAGAGCGCTTCGTGGTGGACGGTCTTGGCCAAGAGTTGACCATTGGAATGGTAAAACAGGTAGTAGCAGCCTGAGTCGGCGGTGTCTTCGGCTAACCGCTCGCCAAGGTCTCCTATCAGCCTGCGCCGTTCGTGGTCATCGGACCGTTCCCAGCGCGCGGATTCTTCCGGCGTCATCGTGTACCGTCTCGATGCATACTGAATATGCTTCGATCGCTTCATCATCCCTCTCCATGCCTTTCACATGCAGTAAACCCGGCCCCCCGAGGACCAAGCTCCCGGGATATACGCGTAGGGCGTATTGTA
The sequence above is drawn from the Candidatus Hydrogenedentota bacterium genome and encodes:
- a CDS encoding DUF1559 domain-containing protein, translating into MRKRGFTLIELLVVIAIIGILAAILLPALARAREAARRASCQNNLKQMGLVFKMYSNESKGEKYPTIHVLDETDNVAGDCTDGTVDFFPQGNQIYPEYLTDAQVLICPSDEDGLSSFVDGTFNQLDNPSLPLNPCRFGSRSYTYLSWLLRVEDFMNPGEDPNNAAITDATLMSYIDGDFVGALVALLGGAAGDVEAADVDLEWGSQTAMRLREGIERFLISDINNPAASAEAQSTIQVMFDGLELTPSDFNHIPGGANILYMDGHVSFIKYPGEGIASRAFASLVTLAGSL
- a CDS encoding DUF1559 domain-containing protein produces the protein MRKRGFTLIELLVVIAIIGILAAILLPALARAREAARRASCQNNLKQWGLIGKMYANESKGEQYPHNQVQWWHAPAVVTDPSTEDSLWSFWEGLLIFPEYATDPFLMTCPSDGENVQDGTSADFLRTIDAGWDTFPGYLASGKGGEQFIRGTDYSYITTNYVFKPEWTTDSITVLLLLLATVVEPDSGGQSWVGNAGKDLEVTSPAFGDIQLMFMREGIERFLISDINNPAASSQAQSQIPVMWDSALAPGGQLDANEFNHIPGGSNVLYLDGHVSFVKYPGQAGTAEWPLCSDIVTAGG
- a CDS encoding DUF1559 domain-containing protein, whose amino-acid sequence is MRKRGFTLIELLVVIAIIGILAAILLPALARAREAARRASCANNLKQMGLMFKMYSNEAKGEKFPTVKFAGDAGDPHNDGSCTDPTSDFMFQGNQVYPEYLTDAHVNYCPSNAGDGDPVASGRWTVGDIPDGVVSPCAIDTGGDYVYIGWAIIGVRDEGILGAAAGGDVNAGGFAALPAPANKDEAGDVLVTAVVSGLINADFGVALQAATTGPDSWSHSIEGGLDFVDNDMEWGSYSAPRLREGIERFFISDINNPAASAEAQSTIPVMFDEVENVVAQFNHVPGGGNVLYMDGHVSFIKYPGESPVCRMWAIVVGGA